In one window of Thalassotalea agarivorans DNA:
- a CDS encoding acyl-CoA dehydrogenase has product MSKPVFNWQDPLLLTSLLSEEERLIQDTTHEFCQQQLMPGILKANRQETFDPSIVSQMGELGLLGSTLPSEYGCAESSYVSYGLIAREVERVDSGYRSAMSVQSSLVMFPIYQFGDENQRQRFLPKLASGEWIGCFGLTEPDSGSDPASMKTKATQVDGGYLLSGSKMWITNAPIADVFVVWAKLADEIKGFILTRDMKGLTTPKIDGKFSLRASITGEIVMEDVFVPSENLLSKAHGLAGPFACLNKARYGIAWGALGAAEYCWYAARQYTLDRTQFGRPLAATQLIQKKLADMQTDISIGLLACLQAGRLMDADTLPVESISLIKRNSCGKALDIARTARDMHGGNGIADEYHVIRHVMNLEAVNTYEGTHDIHALILGRAQTGIQAFF; this is encoded by the coding sequence ATGAGTAAACCTGTTTTCAATTGGCAAGATCCTTTGCTGCTAACATCATTGCTTTCTGAAGAAGAGCGTTTGATCCAAGATACAACACATGAATTTTGCCAACAGCAACTCATGCCTGGCATTTTAAAGGCGAACCGTCAGGAAACGTTTGATCCTTCTATCGTCAGCCAAATGGGTGAACTAGGATTATTGGGCAGCACACTACCAAGTGAATATGGCTGCGCGGAATCAAGTTATGTGTCCTATGGGCTTATAGCAAGAGAAGTCGAACGAGTTGATAGCGGCTATCGCAGTGCGATGAGCGTGCAATCGTCATTAGTCATGTTTCCGATCTATCAATTTGGTGATGAAAATCAAAGACAACGTTTTTTACCCAAACTGGCAAGTGGTGAATGGATTGGATGTTTTGGTCTAACGGAACCAGATTCTGGTTCTGATCCTGCCAGTATGAAAACAAAAGCGACACAAGTCGACGGCGGTTATCTTTTATCCGGTAGTAAAATGTGGATTACTAATGCCCCCATAGCAGATGTATTCGTGGTATGGGCAAAGCTAGCGGACGAGATAAAAGGGTTCATTTTAACCCGAGATATGAAAGGGTTAACCACTCCAAAGATAGACGGTAAATTTTCGCTCAGAGCGTCTATTACAGGGGAGATTGTGATGGAAGACGTTTTTGTGCCAAGTGAAAATTTACTTAGCAAAGCACATGGTTTAGCCGGTCCTTTTGCATGCCTCAACAAAGCTCGATATGGCATAGCTTGGGGGGCGCTCGGTGCGGCTGAGTATTGCTGGTATGCTGCGCGACAATATACCTTAGATAGAACGCAATTTGGGCGCCCGTTAGCAGCGACACAACTGATTCAGAAAAAGCTGGCAGATATGCAAACAGATATATCAATAGGGCTACTTGCCTGTTTGCAAGCAGGGCGGCTGATGGATGCTGATACTTTGCCAGTAGAGTCTATTAGCTTGATAAAGCGTAACTCTTGTGGAAAGGCATTAGACATTGCTCGCACGGCTCGAGATATGCACGGTGGTAATGGTATCGCCGATGAATATCACGTTATTCGCCACGTAATGAATCTAGAGGCAGTCAATACTTATGAAGGCACGCATGATATCCACGCGTTAATTTTAGGAAGAGCACAAACGGGTATTCAAGCATTTTTCTAA
- a CDS encoding polysaccharide deacetylase family protein — translation MPALRVSVLCLLAIATTSAFAQQQLEFKWPNNAKIAVSLGYDDSLASHLDTAVKDLNDFKLKGTFYLTLSHPSIANRIDEWRDVAKQGHELANHSLFHPCSATPKGREWVSEANNLDTKTIAAMAQEIQLANHYLHAIDGNNQRTFTAPCGDQFTKNGNYLPAIANLFEGMKTHIGPSPKNIASLNRMDLPTWAPHQVDGKTLIDYVKSAEKTGTIASFTFHGIGADHLAVSQKAHRELLAYLSEHSDKYYVDTYLNISLYLKRAQQQP, via the coding sequence ATGCCAGCATTGCGAGTAAGTGTATTGTGCTTATTAGCAATAGCGACCACCAGCGCATTTGCGCAACAACAACTCGAGTTTAAATGGCCTAACAATGCCAAAATCGCTGTATCACTTGGATATGATGATTCACTTGCGTCTCACTTAGATACAGCGGTGAAAGATCTCAACGATTTTAAACTGAAAGGGACATTTTATTTAACGTTATCACACCCCAGTATTGCCAACAGAATAGATGAGTGGCGAGATGTCGCGAAACAAGGTCATGAGCTAGCAAACCATTCGTTGTTTCATCCCTGCTCGGCGACGCCAAAAGGCAGGGAATGGGTAAGCGAAGCGAATAATTTAGACACCAAAACAATTGCTGCAATGGCGCAAGAAATACAATTAGCCAACCACTATTTGCACGCAATAGATGGCAACAATCAACGCACATTCACGGCACCTTGTGGCGACCAGTTCACGAAAAACGGGAACTATTTACCAGCGATAGCTAACTTATTTGAAGGGATGAAAACACATATTGGTCCAAGCCCTAAAAACATAGCATCATTAAATCGTATGGACCTACCTACTTGGGCACCTCATCAAGTAGATGGAAAAACATTAATTGATTACGTTAAAAGCGCCGAAAAAACGGGGACTATTGCCAGCTTTACCTTTCATGGCATAGGTGCAGATCACCTAGCAGTAAGCCAAAAAGCTCACCGAGAATTGCTCGCCTACCTAAGCGAACATAGTGATAAGTACTATGTAGATACTTATCTGAATATCAGTTTATACCTCAAGCGCGCGCAACAGCAGCCTTAA
- a CDS encoding LPP20 family lipoprotein, which yields MHLIKRLTWLVLAAMLVACQSTSAPDWVSNPEESFDTNKYLSAVGEGSNNEQASQRALANLSKIFSVSIVEKQIDSSTFSTRNQSTDVNVSRFISTNAQKELEGAKIAEYFRQENGSVFAVATLDKAQAATKFKQDIAVLDERVNEQLLYAANKAPNVFRALAAIEKAYLSQQARDNINRDLILVADKGMPAQHSVNSIETLYRNKLAGLAVQVDANSPELQSQVSAAVSQLGAAVVAESPLVITANFDNQPVLQEQGWYWLRGSLNLTATEDGVSTSKNRYDVKVSAQQESMLDKRLKDKMSESMMDYLLALVRASD from the coding sequence ATGCATTTGATTAAACGCTTAACTTGGTTGGTATTAGCGGCCATGTTGGTTGCGTGCCAAAGTACGTCAGCACCCGATTGGGTTTCAAATCCAGAAGAAAGTTTCGACACCAATAAATATTTGTCGGCAGTAGGTGAAGGCAGCAATAATGAGCAAGCAAGTCAGCGCGCACTGGCGAACTTAAGCAAAATTTTTAGTGTTTCTATTGTAGAGAAGCAAATTGACTCTAGTACATTTAGCACGCGTAATCAGTCAACTGATGTGAACGTGTCACGCTTTATTTCAACTAACGCGCAAAAAGAGCTAGAAGGGGCTAAAATCGCCGAGTATTTTCGCCAAGAAAATGGCAGTGTTTTTGCTGTAGCAACACTCGATAAGGCGCAAGCAGCAACCAAGTTTAAACAAGATATCGCAGTACTAGACGAGCGTGTAAATGAGCAGCTTTTGTACGCAGCAAATAAAGCGCCTAATGTTTTTCGAGCACTTGCGGCTATCGAGAAAGCCTACCTGAGTCAGCAAGCTCGAGACAATATTAATCGCGACCTAATATTGGTAGCGGACAAAGGTATGCCAGCGCAACATTCCGTTAATAGTATAGAAACCCTGTATCGTAATAAGCTTGCCGGATTAGCCGTACAAGTCGATGCTAATTCACCAGAATTACAAAGTCAGGTAAGTGCTGCAGTATCGCAATTAGGTGCGGCGGTAGTTGCAGAGTCGCCATTAGTTATCACTGCAAACTTTGACAATCAGCCTGTGTTGCAAGAACAGGGTTGGTATTGGCTCAGAGGTAGCCTCAACCTAACGGCTACAGAAGATGGCGTTAGTACCAGTAAAAACAGATATGATGTCAAAGTATCTGCTCAACAGGAGTCTATGTTAGATAAAAGGCTCAAAGATAAGATGTCAGAAAGTATGATGGATTATTTGCTGGCGCTCGTGCGAGCAAGCGATTAA
- a CDS encoding M15 family metallopeptidase — protein sequence MSKRILILALVAVQVQAKEQEFVDIKSHITNVNYDIRYYSGNNFVGERIDGYKAAKCLVHKNAIAALSKASEALNKAGDRFKFFDCYRPEKAVAHFMRWAKDLEDIKTKKTYYPNLDKSAFVGPYIAPRSGHSKGYTVDLTLEQKQPNGSYTEVDMGSAFDMFDLVSNTDNPSITKQQKANRYLLKKSLEAVGFSAYDMEWWHFTYTAVPSNERATFYDFDVK from the coding sequence ATGAGTAAACGGATATTAATTCTTGCTTTAGTGGCGGTGCAAGTACAAGCAAAAGAGCAAGAGTTTGTTGATATTAAAAGCCATATAACCAATGTAAATTATGACATCCGTTATTACAGTGGAAACAATTTTGTGGGCGAACGCATTGATGGCTACAAAGCGGCAAAATGTCTTGTTCATAAAAATGCGATAGCAGCCTTATCTAAAGCGAGCGAAGCATTAAACAAAGCAGGAGATAGGTTTAAGTTTTTTGATTGCTATCGCCCTGAAAAGGCGGTCGCGCATTTTATGCGTTGGGCGAAAGACTTAGAAGATATTAAAACAAAAAAAACTTACTATCCAAACCTCGATAAATCTGCTTTTGTGGGGCCTTACATTGCACCGAGATCGGGCCACAGTAAAGGCTATACCGTTGATCTTACCTTGGAACAAAAACAGCCAAATGGTAGTTACACCGAAGTGGATATGGGCAGTGCATTTGATATGTTTGATCTAGTATCTAATACCGACAATCCGAGCATTACTAAACAGCAAAAAGCAAATCGATATTTGCTTAAAAAGTCATTAGAAGCAGTCGGCTTTAGTGCTTACGATATGGAATGGTGGCATTTCACTTACACCGCTGTCCCTTCAAACGAACGCGCAACGTTTTACGATTTTGACGTAAAGTAA
- a CDS encoding META domain-containing protein — MRRELLQSFLVAVLTVTLLGCGKAESPKGKEMKQVSVEVFYRERMLLPPNATLYVAIEDTSKMDVAATTLVSKTLSNLQAPPYLVTFDIDASRLDEKARYTIRAKIEVDGALSMINTQAYNAFDQSPVKVMVQSVARSQRRSKPDASFSNTYWKVLTIDEQPVVIGAGDKELSVTFTQQNIVRGYAGCNNFQGGYEVNGNTLTLAPMAAQLRSCAEEDVSTQELLFFTQLAKATQFSIDGDGMSLMDADGQTLITFAAVYLK; from the coding sequence ATGCGAAGAGAATTGTTACAAAGCTTTTTAGTTGCTGTATTGACGGTGACGTTATTGGGTTGTGGTAAAGCCGAATCGCCCAAAGGTAAAGAAATGAAACAGGTATCTGTCGAAGTGTTTTATCGAGAGCGTATGTTATTACCGCCCAATGCTACGCTTTATGTAGCGATAGAAGATACGTCAAAAATGGATGTGGCTGCCACAACATTGGTGAGTAAAACACTATCAAACTTGCAAGCTCCGCCTTATTTGGTGACCTTCGATATAGATGCAAGTAGGCTAGATGAAAAAGCTCGTTATACAATTCGCGCAAAAATCGAAGTTGATGGTGCATTAAGTATGATTAATACCCAAGCATACAATGCCTTTGATCAAAGCCCTGTCAAAGTCATGGTTCAAAGTGTGGCTCGCTCGCAAAGGCGAAGTAAGCCTGATGCAAGTTTTAGCAATACTTATTGGAAAGTGTTAACTATAGATGAACAACCCGTTGTAATAGGTGCTGGCGACAAGGAATTAAGTGTTACTTTTACTCAGCAAAATATTGTGCGCGGTTATGCTGGTTGCAACAATTTTCAGGGAGGGTATGAAGTCAATGGTAATACTCTAACCTTAGCACCTATGGCTGCGCAGTTGCGGTCTTGTGCCGAGGAAGATGTTTCAACGCAGGAGTTACTGTTTTTTACTCAGTTAGCTAAAGCCACTCAATTTTCGATTGATGGTGACGGTATGTCTTTGATGGATGCAGATGGTCAAACATTAATAACATTTGCCGCAGTGTACTTAAAATAA
- a CDS encoding cytochrome-c peroxidase, with protein MKLRLQNFFIVFLSLSLLACGGESSNTIEPDNNASAEPNDPIEQDDPFAQLNLPDTPFNYANIELPEHLTSNAFGAQFMFQRPASDLDNTPAHNPITDAGATLGRVLFFDKKLSANGSVACASCHLPAHGFSDPKVLSEGFDGGLTRRHSMGLVNARFYFTGKFFWDERAAALEDQVLMPFQDPVEMGLVLAELEEIVSNQAYYPPLFEQAFGDSDVSSERISFALAQFVRSLVSTTSRYDVARAQVSSPTADFPAFTAQENLGKDLFFLPRVLENGERANCAGCHVSEAFVGPVPNDGVGSTIATNNGLDAISNDDLGVAETTGLQRDTGKFKVPSLRNIAIRPPYMHDGRFATLDEVIDHYSTNIQNHPQLAGPLRTDSGEPVQFAFSEEEKAALVAFLNTLTDDEMLTDEKYNDPFIE; from the coding sequence ATGAAACTACGTCTACAAAACTTTTTTATTGTATTTTTGTCGTTAAGCCTGCTTGCTTGTGGCGGAGAGTCGAGTAATACCATAGAACCCGACAATAACGCATCCGCTGAACCAAACGATCCCATAGAACAAGATGATCCATTTGCTCAGCTAAACTTGCCCGATACGCCATTTAATTACGCAAATATTGAGTTGCCAGAGCACCTCACTTCTAACGCATTTGGCGCGCAATTCATGTTTCAGCGCCCTGCTTCAGATTTAGATAACACTCCTGCTCATAACCCGATAACAGATGCTGGAGCAACCTTGGGTAGGGTTTTATTCTTTGACAAGAAACTTAGTGCAAATGGCTCCGTAGCATGTGCGTCTTGCCATTTACCAGCGCATGGTTTTTCAGATCCAAAAGTCCTTAGCGAAGGTTTTGACGGTGGACTTACCCGAAGACATTCAATGGGGTTAGTTAACGCAAGGTTTTACTTTACCGGTAAATTTTTCTGGGATGAAAGGGCGGCTGCATTGGAAGACCAAGTATTAATGCCATTCCAAGATCCTGTGGAGATGGGATTAGTGCTTGCAGAACTTGAAGAAATAGTCTCGAATCAAGCGTACTACCCGCCGTTGTTTGAACAGGCATTTGGCGATTCAGATGTCTCAAGCGAACGTATATCATTTGCGTTGGCGCAGTTTGTTAGAAGTTTAGTTAGTACAACGTCTAGATACGATGTTGCCAGAGCACAAGTATCCTCGCCTACGGCAGACTTTCCAGCGTTTACTGCGCAAGAAAACTTAGGGAAAGACTTATTCTTTTTACCGAGAGTACTCGAAAATGGCGAACGCGCAAATTGCGCAGGATGTCATGTTAGTGAAGCTTTTGTTGGCCCGGTGCCCAACGATGGTGTTGGCAGCACGATAGCAACCAACAATGGTTTAGATGCGATATCTAATGACGATTTAGGCGTTGCAGAAACAACAGGGTTACAAAGGGATACAGGGAAGTTCAAAGTTCCCTCATTGCGCAATATTGCCATAAGACCACCTTATATGCACGACGGTCGGTTTGCGACACTAGATGAAGTAATTGATCATTACAGCACCAATATCCAAAATCATCCGCAACTTGCCGGCCCTTTGCGTACAGACTCTGGGGAGCCAGTACAATTTGCTTTCAGTGAGGAAGAAAAAGCAGCATTAGTTGCCTTTCTAAATACATTGACCGACGATGAAATGTTAACAGACGAAAAGTATAATGATCCTTTTATTGAGTAA
- a CDS encoding LPP20 family lipoprotein, with protein sequence MKKLFKLLTLSIVVVIVGCSSGTDIESDLGLENAPDWVNEGSKAIDNDDGRLVQGVGSAPKMGDLSLQKSTADNRARAEIARIMSTFMDATMSDYSASNGEEFDMQVQQVIKSSTQIALNGSKIMGNWRDPETGILFSFAELDMSKLKEAVANADIMNKSFQKYFDDEFDANFDRFMKKEQN encoded by the coding sequence ATGAAAAAGCTATTTAAATTATTAACTTTATCTATCGTGGTCGTAATTGTCGGGTGCTCCAGTGGCACAGATATAGAATCTGATCTTGGTTTAGAAAATGCCCCAGACTGGGTTAATGAAGGTTCAAAAGCAATTGATAACGACGATGGTCGACTTGTTCAAGGTGTGGGTAGCGCGCCAAAAATGGGTGACTTATCACTTCAAAAATCAACGGCTGATAATCGAGCTCGTGCCGAAATAGCACGTATTATGTCAACCTTTATGGATGCAACAATGTCAGACTATTCAGCGAGTAACGGCGAAGAATTTGACATGCAAGTGCAACAAGTCATCAAGTCATCTACCCAAATCGCGTTGAATGGCTCAAAAATCATGGGTAACTGGCGTGATCCTGAAACAGGTATCTTGTTCTCTTTTGCAGAGTTAGACATGAGCAAATTGAAAGAAGCCGTTGCTAATGCGGATATCATGAATAAGTCTTTTCAAAAATACTTTGACGATGAATTTGACGCCAATTTTGATCGCTTTATGAAGAAGGAGCAAAACTAA
- the argR gene encoding transcriptional regulator ArgR, with product MAISPEDIRLSRNHGESAFVQTFKKLLKEQNYGSQGELAQALAQHGYPNIAQAKISRLLARLGAVKMRNASNQKVYVLPEELAVPKSKQAIESVVQSVKHNGHQIVLKTGIGGAPLIARMLDSLGESAGILGTIAGDDTIFIAPTDPLNIDDITQEIAQLLGVEKATNP from the coding sequence ATGGCCATATCACCTGAAGACATTCGCCTTAGTCGCAACCACGGTGAATCTGCATTTGTGCAAACCTTTAAAAAGCTACTGAAAGAGCAAAACTACGGCTCTCAAGGTGAGCTCGCGCAGGCTTTAGCACAGCATGGGTATCCTAATATTGCGCAAGCGAAAATTTCTCGGTTACTAGCTCGACTGGGAGCAGTTAAGATGCGCAATGCTTCTAACCAAAAAGTCTATGTATTACCCGAGGAACTCGCCGTACCTAAATCCAAACAAGCGATTGAGTCTGTGGTGCAAAGTGTGAAGCATAATGGGCACCAAATTGTTCTTAAAACCGGTATCGGCGGCGCACCTTTAATTGCTCGAATGCTAGATAGTTTGGGAGAGTCGGCAGGTATTTTAGGTACCATAGCCGGTGACGATACTATTTTTATCGCCCCAACCGATCCATTAAACATTGACGACATCACACAAGAAATAGCGCAATTGCTTGGTGTTGAGAAAGCAACCAACCCCTAG
- a CDS encoding phosphotransferase enzyme family protein, whose amino-acid sequence MEQTLSTRELVEVLSHYELDINDCKVEPLGNGLINTTYQVRTPDKKYVLQKINNQVFTEPLLLINNTQYVNRCLIDAIEKQQYQLTATPQITTKHGVKYALVNGSFWRLINFVTNSYTIEQVESPQQAAMAAEAFAHFTATLSVYDATQVDEIIPDFHHLPFRLQQLQKAIDADMIGRVKHAKSLIEFCQSQHKFISEIADISSKLPLHITHNDTKINNLLFSKDTDKPIAVIDLDTCMPGFLMNDFGDMVRTCVSSLAEDDPNIEHMEIDLDVLEALSTAYVGGLANKITDIEKESLVLGARLLPFMVGVRFLTDYLDGDNYFHVAHNSHNKDRAANQFQLYRLLTQVQPTISGFIKQ is encoded by the coding sequence ATGGAACAAACATTAAGTACACGAGAACTCGTTGAAGTACTGAGTCATTACGAACTCGACATAAATGACTGCAAAGTTGAGCCATTGGGCAATGGTTTGATCAATACCACTTATCAAGTGAGAACACCTGACAAGAAGTATGTATTGCAAAAAATAAATAACCAAGTTTTCACAGAACCTTTGCTGCTGATTAATAACACGCAATATGTCAATCGTTGCCTAATTGATGCTATCGAAAAACAGCAATATCAACTTACTGCGACCCCACAAATAACAACCAAGCATGGCGTAAAATATGCTTTGGTTAATGGTAGCTTTTGGCGATTAATTAATTTTGTGACAAACAGCTATACCATTGAGCAAGTTGAATCACCGCAACAAGCCGCAATGGCGGCTGAAGCATTCGCGCATTTTACAGCGACTTTGTCAGTGTATGATGCCACTCAAGTTGACGAGATTATCCCTGATTTTCATCATCTTCCATTTCGATTGCAGCAGTTACAAAAAGCAATTGATGCCGATATGATCGGCCGGGTTAAACATGCAAAATCATTGATAGAATTCTGCCAAAGTCAGCATAAATTTATCAGCGAAATTGCTGACATTTCTTCAAAGCTGCCACTGCACATTACTCACAATGATACCAAGATAAACAATTTGTTATTCAGTAAAGATACGGACAAACCGATTGCCGTGATTGACTTAGATACCTGTATGCCTGGTTTTCTGATGAACGATTTTGGCGATATGGTGCGTACTTGTGTTAGTAGCCTTGCTGAAGACGACCCTAATATAGAACATATGGAGATAGATCTTGATGTTTTAGAGGCGCTATCAACAGCATATGTTGGCGGGTTAGCGAACAAAATCACTGATATCGAAAAAGAAAGTTTAGTACTTGGCGCCCGCTTGCTACCATTTATGGTGGGTGTAAGATTTTTGACCGACTACCTAGATGGCGACAACTACTTTCATGTTGCGCACAACAGCCACAACAAAGATCGCGCTGCAAACCAGTTTCAGTTATATAGGCTTTTGACTCAGGTGCAGCCGACGATCTCAGGGTTTATCAAGCAATAA
- a CDS encoding Na+/H+ antiporter NhaC family protein: MSDWFSILPPLVAIIVVLWKKEVIVALLAAICCSELLILLAGQDATTSILTFSIASVERVVNVFGDGGNTRVLVFSLLVGALLAYMRASGGVSATVNFLIQKGLSGTARRARLLPFFTGIAVFIESNLSVLMSGILSRGLFDKFNMSRARLAYIIDSTSAPICILLLLNGWGAYVLGLLGAYDLDQSVVSILVQTIPLNFYALITLAIVFYTIWADKVHGPMKQAELQQNSTNTRMELDVEPSKPSFMLVPLLTMSFSIVGFMFYTGGGTFTDGSGSKSVLYATVLACVVSYVMMVSSKRFGHKQMTEIGFKGMAELLPLVTIVLFSLALGASLKQLGTGHFVSGLVAENLPLFLVPAMLFIAGGIMSFTTGTSWGTFALLIPIGMPLVVELGLPAPLLLAAILGGGVFGDHCSPISDTTAVSSVASGCDLLEHVRTQLPYALVAGGASLVAYLIMGIVMIGI; the protein is encoded by the coding sequence GTGTCGGATTGGTTTTCAATATTACCCCCATTAGTCGCCATAATAGTAGTGTTATGGAAAAAAGAAGTGATTGTTGCGCTACTCGCGGCTATCTGTTGTTCTGAATTACTCATTCTGCTGGCAGGCCAGGATGCAACAACGTCTATCCTTACTTTTTCTATCGCGTCAGTTGAGCGAGTTGTTAATGTGTTTGGCGATGGCGGCAATACTAGAGTATTGGTTTTCTCATTACTTGTTGGTGCTTTGCTTGCCTATATGCGAGCATCGGGTGGCGTTAGTGCAACGGTAAACTTTCTGATTCAAAAAGGCTTAAGCGGTACAGCTAGGCGCGCTAGATTACTCCCTTTCTTTACTGGTATTGCTGTGTTCATTGAGTCAAATCTGAGCGTGTTGATGTCAGGTATTTTGTCTCGTGGATTGTTCGATAAGTTTAATATGAGCCGAGCTCGTTTGGCTTATATCATTGATAGTACCAGTGCGCCGATTTGTATTTTGCTGTTGTTAAATGGATGGGGTGCTTATGTGCTTGGTTTGCTTGGTGCATATGATTTAGATCAGTCGGTGGTGAGCATTTTGGTTCAAACAATACCATTAAATTTCTATGCACTTATCACGCTTGCCATTGTGTTTTACACCATTTGGGCAGACAAAGTGCATGGGCCGATGAAGCAGGCCGAACTACAACAAAACTCGACTAATACCCGCATGGAACTTGATGTAGAGCCTTCTAAACCTTCATTTATGTTAGTGCCACTTTTAACTATGTCATTTTCAATTGTTGGTTTTATGTTTTATACCGGCGGTGGCACATTTACTGATGGTTCAGGTAGCAAGTCTGTACTATATGCGACAGTGCTGGCGTGCGTAGTGAGCTACGTAATGATGGTGTCTAGCAAACGTTTTGGTCACAAACAAATGACCGAAATTGGTTTCAAAGGTATGGCGGAGTTATTGCCACTAGTAACAATCGTATTGTTTTCTTTAGCGCTCGGGGCAAGTTTAAAACAATTAGGCACTGGGCATTTCGTGTCCGGCTTAGTTGCAGAAAATCTGCCGCTATTTTTAGTGCCTGCCATGTTATTTATTGCAGGTGGAATTATGTCATTTACCACGGGCACCTCATGGGGCACTTTCGCTTTATTGATCCCTATTGGCATGCCACTTGTTGTCGAACTTGGTTTACCGGCTCCGCTGTTACTAGCGGCGATCTTAGGTGGCGGTGTATTCGGTGACCACTGTTCTCCAATATCTGATACCACGGCAGTGAGCTCGGTGGCGTCTGGTTGTGACTTGTTAGAACATGTTAGAACCCAGCTACCTTATGCATTGGTTGCCGGTGGTGCTTCATTAGTTGCCTACTTAATCATGGGCATTGTCATGATTGGAATTTAG
- a CDS encoding penicillin-binding protein activator LpoB gives MKKLLLCCLVVVLAACSTSVKRVDPNSTVDLSGAWNDADSARVAKTMVEQSLSSAWINNHVASTGKQPTVIVGQIRNLSHEHISTGTFVSDIQRELINSGKVEFVADSTQRQEIRNERKDQDLNAREDTRSEAGQEIGADYMMKGQINTILDVEGKNQVRFYQVDLNLISLKDNRVVWVGQEKIKKLVSNAKIRY, from the coding sequence ATGAAGAAACTGCTGTTATGTTGTTTAGTTGTGGTGTTGGCGGCATGTTCGACATCAGTAAAACGTGTAGATCCTAATTCAACAGTAGATCTTTCAGGTGCATGGAACGATGCGGACTCTGCTCGCGTAGCAAAAACCATGGTAGAGCAGTCTTTATCAAGTGCTTGGATTAACAACCACGTGGCTAGTACGGGAAAACAACCAACAGTAATTGTTGGCCAAATTCGTAATCTAAGCCACGAGCACATTAGCACGGGTACGTTTGTTAGCGATATTCAACGCGAATTGATTAATTCTGGCAAAGTTGAATTTGTTGCCGATAGTACCCAACGTCAAGAAATTCGTAATGAGAGAAAAGACCAAGACCTAAATGCAAGAGAAGATACTCGCAGTGAAGCTGGTCAAGAAATTGGTGCTGATTACATGATGAAAGGTCAAATCAACACAATCTTAGACGTTGAAGGTAAAAACCAAGTACGCTTTTATCAAGTGGATTTGAATCTGATAAGCCTTAAAGACAACCGCGTTGTTTGGGTTGGTCAAGAGAAAATCAAGAAACTGGTATCTAACGCTAAGATTCGTTACTAA